One window of Nymphaea colorata isolate Beijing-Zhang1983 chromosome 1, ASM883128v2, whole genome shotgun sequence genomic DNA carries:
- the LOC116263283 gene encoding uncharacterized protein LOC116263283 isoform X1 produces MDFDEYDYLEQTVENPGLHKASTEGGSGNSGKRQQSEKGSKDRDDGDGEIKESRLKKERSDKHNGERSDKSESRHASRHGQPRHSERSSAHRRGLPRGSEKDDRRSSRSNYERGSRYGEQKKENNKSDKGRETQRERASVQERDGEREREREKEKGRDRSPGSGSRSGKHRSEQERDVERQMERRNREGEATEKGEKQREREPESEIRDSNRRPKGKKEAVESEADPERDQRTVFAYQMSLKATEKDVYEFFSRAGKVRDVRLIMDRNSRRSKGVGYVEFYDAMSVPMAIALSGQPLFGQPVMVKPSEAEKNLVQSTASAAGAGGLAGPYSAFARKLYVGNLHFNMTEDQLRQVFEAFGPVELVQLHVDQDTGHCKGFGFVQFAQLEHAKAAQCLNGKLEIAGRTIKVSAVTDHAGSQDNGANAADFDDDDGGGLSLNARSRAMLMQKLDRTGTATSIVGSLRTSLLNGTTPVQPPILPFQELSALPTSGASSVALPAAEPIGLPSECLLLKNMFDPTSEADPEFDLDIKEDVQEECSNFGVVKHIFVDKRSLGHVYLKFDSVAAASSAQRAMHGRWFAGRMITAMFMPPQQYDAKFEDGA; encoded by the exons ATGGATTTTGATGAGTATGATTACTTAGAGCAGACCGTTGAGAACCCTGGATTGCATAAGGCGTCCACGGAGGGCGGGAGTGGGAATTCGGGGAAGCGGCAGCAATCGGAGAAGGGTTCCAAGGATAGGGATGATGGGGATGGGGAGATCAAGGAGAGTAGGTTGAAGAAGGAAAGATCAGATAAGCACAATGGAGAGAGGAGCGACAAGAGCGAGAGTCGGCACGCATCAAGACATGGGCAGCCCCGGCATTCTGAGAGGAGCTCGGCACACCGTCGAGGTTTGCCAAGAGGGAGCGAGAAGGATGACCGCAGGAGCAGTAGGAGCAATTATGAACGCGGGTCTCGGTATGGTGAACAAAAGAAGGAGAACAATAAGTCGGACAAGGGGAGGGAGACGCAGCGTGAAAGAGCGAGTGTACAGGAGCGTGATggtgaaagagagagggaaagagagaaggagaagggcCGTGATAGGTCCCCTGGAAGCGGCAGCCGTTCGGGAAAGCATAGGAGCGAGCAGGAGAGGGATGTCGAGAGACAGATGGAAAGGAGAAACAGGGAAGGAGAGGCAACGGAAAAAGGAGAGAagcaaagagaaagagaaccgGAGAGTGAAATTAGAGACAGTAACAG GAGGCcgaaagggaaaaaggaagcaGTGGAATCTGAAGCTGATCCTGAGAGGGACCAAAGAACTGTGTTTGCTTACCAG ATGTCTTTGAAGGCAACTGAGAAAGATGTTTATGAGTTTTTCTCGAGAGCTGGCAAG gTGAGGGATGTTCGCCTGATTATGGATCGAAATTCAAGACGATCAAAAGGAGTTGG GTATGTTGAGTTCTATGATGCAATGTCTGTGCCCATGGCAATTGCTCTGTCAGGACAGCCACTTTTTGGTCAGCCTGTAATGGTTAAACCTTCAGAAGCCGAGAAAAATCTTGTTCAATCAACTGCATCTGCTGCAGGAGCAGGTGGTCTTGCAGGACCATATTCAGCTTTCGCTCGGAAACTTTATGTTGGGAACTTACATTTTAATATGACTGAAGATCAACTTAGACAG GTATTTGAAGCTTTTGGACCTGTTGAGCTTGTTCAACTGCATGTTGATCAAGATACTGGACATTGCAAAGGCTTTGGATTTGTTCAA TTTGCCCAATTGGAACATGCAAAAGCAGCTCAGTGTCTAAACGGCAAACTTGAAATTGCAGGGAGGACCATCAAG GTTTCTGCAGTCACAGATCATGCTGGATCGCAAGACAATGGGGCAAATGCTGCTGATttcgatgatgatgatggaggTGGTTTG TCTCTTAATGCTAGATCAAGGGCAATGCTAATGCAGAAACTGGATCGAACTGGTACAGCTACGAG TATTGTGGGTTCACTTCGTACTTCCTTGCTCAATGGCACCACTCCAGTGCAACCTCCAATTCTTCCTTTTCAAGAGCTGTCTGCTTTGCCTACCTCTGGAGCGTCTAGTGTGGCTCTCCCTGCAGCTGAACCTATTGGCCTTCCCAGTGAATGCTTGTTGTTGAAGAACATGTTTGATCCAACCAGTGAG GCTGATCCTGAATTTGATTTGGACATTAAAGAGGATGTCCAAGAAGAGTGTTCTAATTTTGGTGTGGTGAAGCATATCTTTGTAGACAA AAGAAGTCTTGGTCATGTTTATTTGAAGTTTGACAGTGTGGCAGCAGCGTCTAGTGCCCAACGTGCCATGCATGGGAGGTGGTTTGCAGGGAGAATGATAACAGCAATGTTCATG CCCCCACAACAGTACGATGCAAAATTTGAAGATGGAGCTTAA
- the LOC116263283 gene encoding uncharacterized protein LOC116263283 isoform X2, whose protein sequence is MDFDEYDYLEQTVENPGLHKASTEGGSGNSGKRQQSEKGSKDRDDGDGEIKESRLKKERSDKHNGERSDKSESRHASRHGQPRHSERSSAHRRGLPRGSEKDDRRSSRSNYERGSRYGEQKKENNKSDKGRETQRERASVQERDGEREREREKEKGRDRSPGSGSRSGKHRSEQERDVERQMERRNREGEATEKGEKQREREPESEIRDSNRRPKGKKEAVESEADPERDQRTVFAYQMSLKATEKDVYEFFSRAGKVRDVRLIMDRNSRRSKGVGYVEFYDAMSVPMAIALSGQPLFGQPVMVKPSEAEKNLVQSTASAAGAGGLAGPYSAFARKLYVGNLHFNMTEDQLRQVFEAFGPVELVQLHVDQDTGHCKGFGFVQFAQLEHAKAAQCLNGKLEIAGRTIKVSAVTDHAGSQDNGANAADFDDDDGGGLSLNARSRAMLMQKLDRTVQPPILPFQELSALPTSGASSVALPAAEPIGLPSECLLLKNMFDPTSEADPEFDLDIKEDVQEECSNFGVVKHIFVDKRSLGHVYLKFDSVAAASSAQRAMHGRWFAGRMITAMFMPPQQYDAKFEDGA, encoded by the exons ATGGATTTTGATGAGTATGATTACTTAGAGCAGACCGTTGAGAACCCTGGATTGCATAAGGCGTCCACGGAGGGCGGGAGTGGGAATTCGGGGAAGCGGCAGCAATCGGAGAAGGGTTCCAAGGATAGGGATGATGGGGATGGGGAGATCAAGGAGAGTAGGTTGAAGAAGGAAAGATCAGATAAGCACAATGGAGAGAGGAGCGACAAGAGCGAGAGTCGGCACGCATCAAGACATGGGCAGCCCCGGCATTCTGAGAGGAGCTCGGCACACCGTCGAGGTTTGCCAAGAGGGAGCGAGAAGGATGACCGCAGGAGCAGTAGGAGCAATTATGAACGCGGGTCTCGGTATGGTGAACAAAAGAAGGAGAACAATAAGTCGGACAAGGGGAGGGAGACGCAGCGTGAAAGAGCGAGTGTACAGGAGCGTGATggtgaaagagagagggaaagagagaaggagaagggcCGTGATAGGTCCCCTGGAAGCGGCAGCCGTTCGGGAAAGCATAGGAGCGAGCAGGAGAGGGATGTCGAGAGACAGATGGAAAGGAGAAACAGGGAAGGAGAGGCAACGGAAAAAGGAGAGAagcaaagagaaagagaaccgGAGAGTGAAATTAGAGACAGTAACAG GAGGCcgaaagggaaaaaggaagcaGTGGAATCTGAAGCTGATCCTGAGAGGGACCAAAGAACTGTGTTTGCTTACCAG ATGTCTTTGAAGGCAACTGAGAAAGATGTTTATGAGTTTTTCTCGAGAGCTGGCAAG gTGAGGGATGTTCGCCTGATTATGGATCGAAATTCAAGACGATCAAAAGGAGTTGG GTATGTTGAGTTCTATGATGCAATGTCTGTGCCCATGGCAATTGCTCTGTCAGGACAGCCACTTTTTGGTCAGCCTGTAATGGTTAAACCTTCAGAAGCCGAGAAAAATCTTGTTCAATCAACTGCATCTGCTGCAGGAGCAGGTGGTCTTGCAGGACCATATTCAGCTTTCGCTCGGAAACTTTATGTTGGGAACTTACATTTTAATATGACTGAAGATCAACTTAGACAG GTATTTGAAGCTTTTGGACCTGTTGAGCTTGTTCAACTGCATGTTGATCAAGATACTGGACATTGCAAAGGCTTTGGATTTGTTCAA TTTGCCCAATTGGAACATGCAAAAGCAGCTCAGTGTCTAAACGGCAAACTTGAAATTGCAGGGAGGACCATCAAG GTTTCTGCAGTCACAGATCATGCTGGATCGCAAGACAATGGGGCAAATGCTGCTGATttcgatgatgatgatggaggTGGTTTG TCTCTTAATGCTAGATCAAGGGCAATGCTAATGCAGAAACTGGATCGAACTG TGCAACCTCCAATTCTTCCTTTTCAAGAGCTGTCTGCTTTGCCTACCTCTGGAGCGTCTAGTGTGGCTCTCCCTGCAGCTGAACCTATTGGCCTTCCCAGTGAATGCTTGTTGTTGAAGAACATGTTTGATCCAACCAGTGAG GCTGATCCTGAATTTGATTTGGACATTAAAGAGGATGTCCAAGAAGAGTGTTCTAATTTTGGTGTGGTGAAGCATATCTTTGTAGACAA AAGAAGTCTTGGTCATGTTTATTTGAAGTTTGACAGTGTGGCAGCAGCGTCTAGTGCCCAACGTGCCATGCATGGGAGGTGGTTTGCAGGGAGAATGATAACAGCAATGTTCATG CCCCCACAACAGTACGATGCAAAATTTGAAGATGGAGCTTAA